TCTGTTGATAATTATTACTTGCTGCCAAGCAGATATTGGTCCCTTGAAAAATAGTAATGATTAACAATAATAACTTTGCTAAGTTTTTACGAGAAAATATTTTTTGTTTCATTATATTTCTCCCCCTTCCATATATCATTATGAGTCAACTATTTCTTATACAACCATTTTTATATTCAATTCATAAATTTTTATATCTGGATGTGGTAATTTGGGTATTATTGATAATATATTCACTTTATTAATACCATGGTTCTCAACCTACGGGCTTTTAATAATTTTTGTCGTAATGTTACTTGAAACAATATGGATTCCTATGCCCGGAGAATTCATACTCCCTTTTGCAGGTTATATGGTATTAGTCAATCAATTAGTCTTTGTGGAGGTAATGTTTGTTGCTATTACAGGCTGTTTAATCGGATCAAGCATTGCTTACTTTATAGGATATGCTTACGGTAGGATGACGGCTAATTATTTTCTTGGAAAACGTAGAAAGTTAGCGATTAGCTTTATAAAAACGACCAGATGGTTCCAAAGCTATGGGGAAACGACAGTAATTTGGGGTAGATCTATGCCACTTATAAGAATCAGCATTTCTTATGTGGCCGGCATGTTTAAGATGAACTATCTAAAATTTTTGAGCTATTCCTTTCTAGGTTGGACACTATGGTGTACAATACTGTTAAGCATAGGTCTATTCTTAGGGGAAAAATGGGAGAATATCATTTCATATTTACCGATTTTGACAGGTATTATTTTATTTATCATCATTGTCATTGTAAGTCGTATTTTTTACACTTCTTATTACTTAAATCACAAGGCAAAAAAATAAAAGCTAACCTTAGCAAGTGCCAAGGTTAGTTTTTTATTGGTATTCGCTCTGATTCATTTTTATTAAGCAATTCAAATAATAGTTCTGAGAGCTGAAAGAACTCTTCTTTGTTCTGACCGTCTAGTGCTAAATCGATTTTTCTATACAAATCATAGATTTTAAAATTGACAGTTGCTTGCTCTATTATCATATCTGCTTGAATAGAAATAGAATTGTTAATTTTAGGTTTAGACGTTTTCTCAACTATATAAGCATATTCGGGTGAGTTATGTCTGTCCTTAAAATATAAAACAATATAAATATCTTCATTTAAATTCTTATATAACTCCATAAAAGTTTCTTCCACATTGTAAAGGATCTTCTTTTTATTATAAAATACAAATGGTTTCATCTTCACACAATTAGAAGATATGATAATTGTACGTAATGAAAAATTAGCTTCTTCAACGAAATGAACTCTTCGTAAAACTTCATCATCTGAGCACAGATATGTCAATAACCATGTGGCTTCATTACTTTGTAAAACATAGTTTCTTACAAACCATCGTAAAAATTGTTTTTTGTCTGCAATACTAACAGAGTTAGACACTATGACTCCCTCCTCCATGCAATTGTATATATGTAATATATTCGGAAAATACTATATATTCCCCTTCTTTTAAAAATAAAAATTAACTAGTAATCTAATTACATATTTGGTGATAATTACCCAATTCTGAAAATTCTAAACTGCCATAGTAATCTTTCAATAAATCGTTAAAAAGAATTGATAATAAAAGAAATATGCTATTATACTACCGCTGTAATGTTCTAAAGCCCTAAAATGCTTGTATTTGATATTCGATTTTCTATCCTTTATCGCTTAAAATGTATAAGAATTAATAATTTCATAAGGGAGGTTTTGGAATGAATCGTGAGCAATGGAGTTCTAAGCTCGGATTTATTTTAGCTGCTGCTGGTTCGGCTGTAGGCTTAGGGAACATCTGGAGATTTTCCTATGTTGTAGGTACAGAAGGCGGAGCTGCATTCGTTTTACTTTATTTAGTCATCATTTCTTTAATCGGTTATCCTCTGTTAACGACTGAAATTGCAATTGGTCGTAAAACGCAAAGAAACCCTGTAGGAGCATTCAAAGCTTTAGCACCTAACTCTCCTTGGTGGTTAGTAGGTGGTATGGGAGTATTAGCTGGATTTGTAATCTTATCCTTCTACTCAATCGTTGCTGGTTGGTCGCTTGCTTATACAGCAAAAGCGATTACAGGTTTTGATGCAACGGCAGATTTCACAGGAATGTTCGTAGGTCATATTACAAGCTTATGG
This DNA window, taken from Desulfuribacillus stibiiarsenatis, encodes the following:
- a CDS encoding DedA family protein: MGIIDNIFTLLIPWFSTYGLLIIFVVMLLETIWIPMPGEFILPFAGYMVLVNQLVFVEVMFVAITGCLIGSSIAYFIGYAYGRMTANYFLGKRRKLAISFIKTTRWFQSYGETTVIWGRSMPLIRISISYVAGMFKMNYLKFLSYSFLGWTLWCTILLSIGLFLGEKWENIISYLPILTGIILFIIIVIVSRIFYTSYYLNHKAKK
- a CDS encoding YpiB family protein; this encodes MSNSVSIADKKQFLRWFVRNYVLQSNEATWLLTYLCSDDEVLRRVHFVEEANFSLRTIIISSNCVKMKPFVFYNKKKILYNVEETFMELYKNLNEDIYIVLYFKDRHNSPEYAYIVEKTSKPKINNSISIQADMIIEQATVNFKIYDLYRKIDLALDGQNKEEFFQLSELLFELLNKNESERIPIKN